A window from Hemicordylus capensis ecotype Gifberg chromosome 2, rHemCap1.1.pri, whole genome shotgun sequence encodes these proteins:
- the LOC128343065 gene encoding zinc finger protein 883-like isoform X1 — protein MQESCKNVNFKDLPVPKPILISKLGLREDPAVTGPQSPEEKTPSDTEYPDVVIKLEQEEDLWSPDHQGAEKSKILPSTCSACPDGILQMEQKEEPAEDGEMFQSVHAEFPDVIIKVENEDEPSEEYKTFLSTHTAGYGQMSMNDKCHQPGSGEGRVPKKETVARRILRRYPGKRGELAAPYGDESKQKLEEETTYTNSDVKPYKCSVCGRNFTKKSSFIIHERTHTGEKPYECSDCEKSFSRRSNLVTHKRTHTGEKPYICLDCGKTFSQSSSLIAHQRIHTGEKPYQCADCGKSFIWRSHLLQHETTHTGEKTHTCSHCGKSFNRRSHLLMHETAHTGEKPYKCADCGKSFSRKSHVIRHTKIHIGEKLYKCSECEKSFSNRPRLLKHERTHTGERKYNCPFCGKSFNRRSHLITHERTHTGEKPNKCSDCGKSFNHRSHLVRHERTHTGEKPYKCPDCGKCFNQSSVLIVHKRTHSGEKPYICSDCGKSFNCKSHLLIHQRTHTGEKPYECSYCGKNFTLSSHLLKHQRTHTGEKPYTCSECGKSFTLSSHLVRHRRTHTGERPYTCTECGKSFSQSSVLKSHRRIHTQEKPYKCSECEASFSQRVGLLKHQRAHMEEVH, from the exons ATGCAGGAAAGTTGCAAGAATGTCAACTTTAAGG ATCTGCCAGTTCCTAAACCTATCTTGATTTCTAAGCTGGGACTTAGAGAAGATCCAGCAGTAACTGGTCCTCAAAGCCCAGAAGAAAAGACCCCATCAGACACAG AATATCCTGATGTGGTGATTaagctggaacaagaggaagatcTGTGGAGTCCAGATCATCAGGGTGCTGAGAAGAGCAAAATTCTGCCAAGTACCTGCTCAG CCTGTCCTGATGGGATATTACAAATGGAACAAAAGGAAGAGCCTGCTGAGGATGGTGAGATGTTCCAAAGTGTCCATGCAG AGTTTCCTGATGTGATAATAAAGGTGGAAAATGAAGATGAGCCTTCTGAAGAATACAAGACCTTCCTTAGTACCCACACAG CAGGATATGGGCAGATGAGCATGAATGACAAGTGTCACCAGCCAGGAAGTGGAGAAGGAAGAGTACCCAAGAAGGAGACTGTGGCAAGAAGGATACTTAGGAGATAcccagggaagagaggagagctagccGCTCCTTATGGGGATGAGAGCAAGCAGAAGCTTGAGGAAGAAACGACATACACCAATTCAGATGTGAAGCCATACAAATGTTCAGTATGTGGTAGAAACTTCACTAAAAAATCCAGCTTCATTATACATGAGAGGACACATACGGGAGAGAAGCCCTATGAGTGCTCggactgtgagaagagcttcagccggagatCCAATCTTGTCACACACAAGCgaactcacacaggagagaagccctatATCTGTTTGGACTGTGGGAAAACGTTCAGTCAGAGCTCAAGTCTCATTGCGCACCAAAGgatccacacgggagagaaaccctACCAGTGTGCagattgtgggaaaagcttcatctGGAGGTCCCATCTGCTCCAACACGAGACAACTCATACAGGAGAAAAGACACACACATGCTCtcactgtgggaaaagcttcaatcGGCGGTCGCACCTCCTTATGCATGAGACGGctcatacaggagagaagccctaTAAATGTGCAGACTGTGGGAAGAGTTTCAGTCGGAAGTCGCACGTTATTAGACACACAAAAATCCACATAGGAGAGAAACTatataaatgctcagaatgtgagAAGAGTTTTAGTAACAGGCCACGCCTTCTGAAACATGAGCGGACTCACACgggagaaagaaaatacaatTGCCCATTTTGTGGGAAAAGTTTCAACCGAAGGTCACACCTTATCACACatgaaagaacccacactggggaaaaacccaataaatgttcagactgtgggaaaagcttcaaccACAGGTCCCACCTTGTCAGAcatgagagaactcatacagggGAGAAGCCGTATAAATGCCCCGACTGTGGAAAATGCTTCAACCAGAGCTCAGTCCTTATAGTACATAAAAGGACCCATagtggagagaaaccatacatctgctcagactgtgggaaaagctttaaTTGTAAGTCACATCTCCTTATACATcagagaacccacacaggagagaagccatacgAATGTTCCTACTGTGGGAAGAACTTCACATTGAGCTCTCATCTCCTTAAACATCAGAGAACTcatactggggagaagccatacacatgttcagagtgtgggaaaagcttcacccTTAGCTCACATCTTGTCAGACACAGGAGAACTCATACGGGAGAGCGACCTTATACGTGCACCGAGTGTGGgaagagtttcagtcagagctcaGTCCTTAAGTCACACAGAAGAATCCACACtcaagagaaaccatataaatgctctgAATGTGAGGCAAGCTTCAGTCAGCGTGTAGGCCTCCTTAAACATCAAAGAGCCCACATGGAAGAAGTTCATTAG
- the LOC128343065 gene encoding zinc finger protein 883-like isoform X2: protein MQESCKNVNFKDLPVPKPILISKLGLREDPAVTGPQSPEEKTPSDTEYPDVVIKLEQEEDLWSPDHQGAEKSKILPSTCSACPDGILQMEQKEEPAEDGEMFQSVHAEFPDVIIKVENEDEPSEEYKTFLSTHTGYGQMSMNDKCHQPGSGEGRVPKKETVARRILRRYPGKRGELAAPYGDESKQKLEEETTYTNSDVKPYKCSVCGRNFTKKSSFIIHERTHTGEKPYECSDCEKSFSRRSNLVTHKRTHTGEKPYICLDCGKTFSQSSSLIAHQRIHTGEKPYQCADCGKSFIWRSHLLQHETTHTGEKTHTCSHCGKSFNRRSHLLMHETAHTGEKPYKCADCGKSFSRKSHVIRHTKIHIGEKLYKCSECEKSFSNRPRLLKHERTHTGERKYNCPFCGKSFNRRSHLITHERTHTGEKPNKCSDCGKSFNHRSHLVRHERTHTGEKPYKCPDCGKCFNQSSVLIVHKRTHSGEKPYICSDCGKSFNCKSHLLIHQRTHTGEKPYECSYCGKNFTLSSHLLKHQRTHTGEKPYTCSECGKSFTLSSHLVRHRRTHTGERPYTCTECGKSFSQSSVLKSHRRIHTQEKPYKCSECEASFSQRVGLLKHQRAHMEEVH from the exons ATGCAGGAAAGTTGCAAGAATGTCAACTTTAAGG ATCTGCCAGTTCCTAAACCTATCTTGATTTCTAAGCTGGGACTTAGAGAAGATCCAGCAGTAACTGGTCCTCAAAGCCCAGAAGAAAAGACCCCATCAGACACAG AATATCCTGATGTGGTGATTaagctggaacaagaggaagatcTGTGGAGTCCAGATCATCAGGGTGCTGAGAAGAGCAAAATTCTGCCAAGTACCTGCTCAG CCTGTCCTGATGGGATATTACAAATGGAACAAAAGGAAGAGCCTGCTGAGGATGGTGAGATGTTCCAAAGTGTCCATGCAG AGTTTCCTGATGTGATAATAAAGGTGGAAAATGAAGATGAGCCTTCTGAAGAATACAAGACCTTCCTTAGTACCCACACAG GATATGGGCAGATGAGCATGAATGACAAGTGTCACCAGCCAGGAAGTGGAGAAGGAAGAGTACCCAAGAAGGAGACTGTGGCAAGAAGGATACTTAGGAGATAcccagggaagagaggagagctagccGCTCCTTATGGGGATGAGAGCAAGCAGAAGCTTGAGGAAGAAACGACATACACCAATTCAGATGTGAAGCCATACAAATGTTCAGTATGTGGTAGAAACTTCACTAAAAAATCCAGCTTCATTATACATGAGAGGACACATACGGGAGAGAAGCCCTATGAGTGCTCggactgtgagaagagcttcagccggagatCCAATCTTGTCACACACAAGCgaactcacacaggagagaagccctatATCTGTTTGGACTGTGGGAAAACGTTCAGTCAGAGCTCAAGTCTCATTGCGCACCAAAGgatccacacgggagagaaaccctACCAGTGTGCagattgtgggaaaagcttcatctGGAGGTCCCATCTGCTCCAACACGAGACAACTCATACAGGAGAAAAGACACACACATGCTCtcactgtgggaaaagcttcaatcGGCGGTCGCACCTCCTTATGCATGAGACGGctcatacaggagagaagccctaTAAATGTGCAGACTGTGGGAAGAGTTTCAGTCGGAAGTCGCACGTTATTAGACACACAAAAATCCACATAGGAGAGAAACTatataaatgctcagaatgtgagAAGAGTTTTAGTAACAGGCCACGCCTTCTGAAACATGAGCGGACTCACACgggagaaagaaaatacaatTGCCCATTTTGTGGGAAAAGTTTCAACCGAAGGTCACACCTTATCACACatgaaagaacccacactggggaaaaacccaataaatgttcagactgtgggaaaagcttcaaccACAGGTCCCACCTTGTCAGAcatgagagaactcatacagggGAGAAGCCGTATAAATGCCCCGACTGTGGAAAATGCTTCAACCAGAGCTCAGTCCTTATAGTACATAAAAGGACCCATagtggagagaaaccatacatctgctcagactgtgggaaaagctttaaTTGTAAGTCACATCTCCTTATACATcagagaacccacacaggagagaagccatacgAATGTTCCTACTGTGGGAAGAACTTCACATTGAGCTCTCATCTCCTTAAACATCAGAGAACTcatactggggagaagccatacacatgttcagagtgtgggaaaagcttcacccTTAGCTCACATCTTGTCAGACACAGGAGAACTCATACGGGAGAGCGACCTTATACGTGCACCGAGTGTGGgaagagtttcagtcagagctcaGTCCTTAAGTCACACAGAAGAATCCACACtcaagagaaaccatataaatgctctgAATGTGAGGCAAGCTTCAGTCAGCGTGTAGGCCTCCTTAAACATCAAAGAGCCCACATGGAAGAAGTTCATTAG